A genomic stretch from Caulobacter sp. FWC2 includes:
- a CDS encoding protein-disulfide reductase DsbD, producing MFLKRAVLALQALLAASLLAGAALAGPVVNSGHIESELVAQETGIAPGGTVYVALRQKIIPGWHTYWRNPGDAGEATKITWTLPAGWKAGDMVWPTPKTAKLGPLLDYAYEGEVFIPVPITAAADAQVGTTISLTADVFYLVCEQVCVPEEAKLTLLLPVVAAPAADPKWGAVVGDVLAKAPKPAGLKAVFKLDGASLKLAVTGGPLKGADMAGAYFFPYSPKAIEHAADQVVDRGPEGLTLSLKPGYDFVGGGTAPAEVAGVISTKAGAWEITATPGEPPATAAGMGPPPAEKAAPDGKVSGGLAGALLFAFVGGLILNLMPCVFPVLSMKAASLAGHAHDAGKTRLQGLVFLMGVVTTFLALAGLLLAVRAGGAAVGWGFQLQSPLVISGLGLLMLLVALNMSGVFEIGASVQNVGSGASAQGGATGAFFTGALAVVVAAPCTAPFMAGALGYALTQPTLVSLAVFLALALGFAAPFVAVAFMPGLLRLLPRPGAWMDVLKKGLAFPMYGAALWLTWVFAQQSGPIALGQLLTAGVLAAFGAWLYGVAQNRRAAGKGGMVSMIIALLAVAGAIALAASAALAAQPPTAVAAATGQATPLGPGLTAEAWSPEKVKALQAEGRPILVDFTAAWCVTCQVNEKVALSGSKVADAFKARNAVYLKADWTNRDPVIAKALAEFNRVGVPLYVVYPKNGGAPVILPQLLTEGMVIEAIEKAGA from the coding sequence ATGTTCCTCAAGAGAGCCGTCCTCGCCCTGCAAGCCTTGCTGGCCGCGAGCCTTTTGGCCGGAGCCGCCCTGGCCGGGCCGGTGGTCAATTCCGGGCATATCGAGTCCGAGCTGGTCGCGCAGGAGACGGGCATCGCGCCGGGCGGCACAGTCTATGTGGCCCTGCGCCAGAAGATCATTCCGGGCTGGCACACCTATTGGCGCAATCCTGGCGACGCCGGCGAGGCGACCAAGATCACCTGGACCCTGCCAGCCGGCTGGAAGGCGGGCGACATGGTCTGGCCGACGCCAAAGACCGCCAAGCTGGGTCCGTTGCTCGACTACGCCTACGAGGGCGAGGTCTTCATCCCCGTGCCGATCACTGCGGCGGCCGACGCCCAGGTGGGGACCACGATCAGCCTGACCGCCGACGTCTTCTACTTGGTCTGCGAGCAGGTCTGCGTGCCGGAGGAGGCCAAGCTTACCCTGCTGCTGCCGGTCGTGGCCGCGCCGGCCGCCGATCCCAAGTGGGGCGCGGTCGTCGGCGACGTCCTGGCCAAGGCGCCCAAGCCGGCCGGTCTGAAGGCGGTGTTCAAGCTGGACGGCGCCAGCCTGAAGCTGGCCGTGACCGGCGGCCCGCTGAAGGGCGCCGACATGGCCGGGGCCTATTTCTTCCCCTATTCGCCCAAGGCCATCGAGCACGCCGCCGACCAGGTGGTTGATCGCGGGCCCGAGGGCCTGACCCTGTCGCTGAAGCCGGGCTACGACTTCGTCGGCGGCGGGACCGCGCCGGCCGAGGTGGCCGGAGTGATCTCGACCAAGGCCGGGGCCTGGGAGATCACCGCGACGCCGGGCGAACCGCCCGCGACCGCCGCCGGAATGGGGCCCCCGCCCGCCGAGAAGGCCGCCCCTGACGGGAAGGTCTCGGGCGGCCTGGCCGGCGCCCTGCTGTTCGCCTTCGTCGGCGGGCTGATCCTGAACCTGATGCCGTGCGTCTTCCCCGTGCTGTCGATGAAGGCCGCCAGCCTGGCCGGCCACGCCCATGACGCCGGCAAGACCCGCCTGCAGGGCCTCGTGTTCCTGATGGGCGTCGTAACGACCTTCCTGGCCCTGGCCGGTCTGCTGCTGGCGGTGCGGGCCGGCGGCGCGGCGGTGGGCTGGGGCTTCCAGCTGCAGTCGCCGCTGGTCATCTCGGGCCTGGGCCTGCTGATGCTGCTGGTCGCCCTGAACATGTCGGGCGTCTTCGAGATCGGGGCCTCGGTGCAGAATGTCGGCTCGGGCGCCTCGGCCCAGGGCGGGGCGACCGGCGCCTTCTTCACCGGCGCCCTCGCCGTGGTCGTGGCCGCGCCCTGCACCGCGCCGTTCATGGCCGGGGCTCTCGGCTACGCCCTGACCCAGCCGACCCTCGTCTCGCTGGCGGTGTTCCTGGCCCTGGCCCTGGGTTTCGCCGCCCCATTCGTGGCGGTGGCCTTCATGCCGGGCCTCCTGAGGCTGCTGCCGCGTCCCGGCGCCTGGATGGACGTGCTGAAGAAGGGCCTGGCCTTCCCGATGTACGGCGCGGCCCTGTGGCTGACCTGGGTGTTCGCCCAGCAGTCCGGCCCGATCGCTCTCGGCCAGCTGCTGACCGCCGGCGTGTTGGCCGCCTTTGGAGCCTGGCTCTACGGCGTCGCCCAGAACCGTCGCGCCGCCGGCAAGGGCGGCATGGTCTCGATGATCATCGCCCTGCTGGCCGTGGCCGGCGCCATCGCCCTGGCCGCTTCGGCCGCGCTGGCCGCCCAGCCGCCGACCGCCGTCGCCGCTGCTACGGGCCAGGCCACGCCCTTGGGGCCCGGCCTGACCGCCGAGGCCTGGTCGCCGGAGAAGGTCAAGGCGCTGCAGGCCGAGGGCCGGCCGATCCTGGTCGACTTCACCGCCGCCTGGTGCGTGACCTGCCAGGTCAATGAGAAGGTGGCGCTGTCCGGCTCCAAGGTCGCCGACGCCTTCAAGGCCAGGAACGCCGTCTATCTGAAGGCCGACTGGACCAATCGCGATCCGGTCATCGCCAAGGCTCTCGCGGAGTTCAACCGCGTCGGCGTGCCGCTGTACGTGGTCTATCCGAAGAACGGCGGCGCGCCGGTCATCCTGCCCCAGCTGCTGACCGAGGGGATGGTCATCGAGGCGATCGAGAAGGCGGGAGCTTAG
- a CDS encoding acyl dehydratase has product MPAAFDDIEIGQVVNLGSRAVDGKALDAFIAAFTPGWPVENGAPDGMVFAIWTRLDGEASAAWPQTKRLGVDALRWMRNPPVGELLRGRMTVMGKDPVGEGKGIVIAQHDLLDEAGRLVFSCLTRSIFAR; this is encoded by the coding sequence ATGCCCGCCGCGTTCGACGATATCGAGATCGGCCAGGTCGTGAACCTGGGCTCGCGGGCCGTGGACGGCAAGGCGCTGGACGCCTTCATCGCCGCCTTCACCCCTGGCTGGCCGGTCGAGAACGGCGCCCCCGACGGCATGGTCTTCGCCATCTGGACCCGCCTCGACGGCGAGGCCAGCGCCGCCTGGCCGCAGACCAAGCGCCTAGGCGTCGACGCCCTGCGCTGGATGCGCAATCCGCCGGTCGGCGAGTTGCTGCGCGGCCGCATGACCGTTATGGGCAAGGATCCCGTCGGCGAGGGCAAGGGCATCGTCATCGCCCAGCACGACCTGCTCGACGAGGCCGGCCGCTTGGTCTTTTCCTGCCTGACCCGCAGCATCTTCGCGCGATAG